The following coding sequences lie in one Vitis riparia cultivar Riparia Gloire de Montpellier isolate 1030 unplaced genomic scaffold, EGFV_Vit.rip_1.0 scaffold750_pilon_pilon, whole genome shotgun sequence genomic window:
- the LOC117910462 gene encoding (3S,6E)-nerolidol synthase 1-like: protein MPSAHTWSIAKDQNLVSIPSEKDNHPSTEYPSPTNEFYMEHAQKLEEARSVLKEVGEDTLEALLMIDAIQRLGIDYHFHGEIEVVLQRLHTKFNTRSDCHNNLYELALGFRLLRQEGYYVSADVFNNLKDTEGKIQEKLSEDIKGLMGLYEASQLSIKGEDILEEIGNFSSQLLNAWNTHNDHSQARIVRNTLGHPHHKSLARFMAKSFLSDFQGTDGWINVFRELAKMDFNVVKSIHQKEMLQVSKWWKDLGLAKELKFARNQPLKWYMWPLAVLPDPSLSEQRVELTKPISLVYIIDDIFDVHGTLDELTLFTEAVNRWEYAAVEQLPDYMKICFNALNGITNEISSKVYNDHGWNPMESLRKAWACLCNAFLVEAKWFGDGHVPKADEYLKNGVISSGVHVVLVHMFFLLGHGITKRKVDIVDDFPEIISSVAKILRLWDDLGSAKDENQDGHDGSYLECYMKEKPGTSIENARCHVMHTISETWKRLNKECLAPNPFSTCFTKACLNVARMVPLMYSYDDNQCLPSLEEHMKSLVYESVSS, encoded by the exons ATGCCAAGTGCTCACACATGGAGCATTGCTAAGGATCAGAACTTGGTTTCTATCCCCTCAGAAAAGGATAATCATCCATCCACAGAATATCCCAGCCCCACT AATGAATTTTACATGGAACATGCACAAAAACTGGAGGAAGCTAGGAGTGTACTCAAGGAGGTAGGAGAAGATACATTGGAAGCTTTGCTCATGATTGATGCCATCCAACGCCTAGGCATTGACTACCATtttcatggagagattgaagtgGTACTACAGAGACTACATACGAAATTTAACACTCGGAGTGATTGCCATAACAATCTCTACGAACTAGCACTTGGCTTCCGGCTATTGAGACAAGAAGGTTACTATGTGAGCGCAG ATGTCTTCAACAATCTCAAGGACACAGAGGGAAAGATTCAAGAAAAACTAAGCGAAGATATCAAGGGATTAATGGGTTTGTATGAAGCTTCGCAGCTAAGTATAAAGGGGGAAGATATACTCGAAGAAATCGGAAACTTCAGTAGCCAGCTTCTTAATGCATGGAACACGCACAATGATCACAGTCAAGCTAGAATTGTTAGGAACACATTAGGGCATCCCCATCATAAGAGCTTGGCAAGGTTCATGGCCAAAAGCTTTCTTAGCGATTTTCAAGGCACAGATGGATGGATAAATGTCTTTAGAGAACTAGCAAAAATGGATTTCAACGTAGTTAAATCCATACACCAGAAGGAGATGCTTCAGGTTTCCAA ATGGTGGAAAGATCTAGGTTTGGCCAAGGAGTTGAAGTTTGCAAGAAACCAACCACTGAAATGGTACATGTGGCCCTTGGCGGTCCTCCCGGATCCAAGCTTGTCGGAACAGAGGGTTGAGCTCACAAAACCCATCTCACTAGTCTACATAATAGATGACATTTTTGATGTTCATGGAACACTTGATGAACTCACTCTCTTCACAGAAGCTGTCAACAG ATGGGAATATGCGGCTGTTGAACAACTACCAGACTACATGAAGATATGTTTCAATGCTCTTAATGGAATCACCAATGAAATAAGTTCCAAGGTCTACAATGATCATGGGTGGAACCCCATGGAATCTCTTCGAAAGGCA TGGGCATGTTTATGCAATGCATTTCTAGTAGAAGCAAAATGGTTTGGTGATGGACACGTGCCAAAGGCTGATGAGTACTTGAAGAATGGGGTCATTAGCTCCGGAGTACATGTGGTGCTAGTTCATATGTTTTTTCTCCTGGGTCATGGCATAACCAAGAGAAAGGTAGACATTGTGGATGATTTTCCTGAGATTATATCTTCGGTCGCAAAAATTCTTCGCCTCTGGGATGACTTGGGAAGCGCCAAG GACGAGAATCAGGACGGGCACGACGGATCATACCTGGAGTGCTACATGAAAGAAAAACCAGGGACTTCCATAGAAAATGCCCGATGCCATGTTATGCATACTATTTCAGAGACATGGAAGCGCCTCAACAAGGAATGCCTTGctccaaatccattttcaaCGTGTTTTACCAAGGCTTGTCTCAATGTTGCAAGGATGGTTCCTTTGATGTATAGTTATGATGATAATCAGTGCCTCCCAAGCCTTGAAGAGCACATGAAGTCGCTTGTCTATGAAAGTGTTTCCTCATAA
- the LOC117910455 gene encoding pentatricopeptide repeat-containing protein At1g55890, mitochondrial-like yields MGSLDSALSVLDEMEKVGLEPDLITFNTLLNAFYQNGSYADGEKIWDLMKKNNVAPNVRSYNAKLRGLISENRMSEAIELIDEMKTSGIKPDVFTLNSLMKGFCNAGNLEEAKRWYSEIAIYELPPVRATYMTLIPCLVEKGDFEMATELCNEVCSRRWLYCSSDLSLQAPSLAYDSF; encoded by the exons ATGGGGTCATTGGATTCAGCACTTTCGGTGCTTGATGAGATGGAGAAGGTTGGCTTGGAGCCTGATTTGATTACGTTTAATACCCTTCTCAACGCGTTTTATCAGAATGGTAGCTATGCTGATGGCGAGAAGATATGGGAtttaatgaaaaagaataatGTTGCTCCTAATGTTAGAAGTTACAATGCCAAGTTGCGAGGACTGATTTCAGAGAATAGAATGTCAGAAGCAATTGAATTAATTGATGAGATGAAAACCAGTGGGATCAAACCTGATGTGTTTACTCTCAATTCTTTGATGAAAGGCTTTTGCAATGCTGGAAACCTAGAGGAAGCTAAAAGGTGGTATAGTGAAATTGCGATATATGAGTTGCCTCCTGTTCGGGCTACTTACATGACGCTCATCCCATGTCTTGTTGAAAAGGGTGATTTTGAAATGGCTACTGAGCTGTGCAACGAAGTCTGCAGCAGGCGCTGGCTTTATTGCAGCAG TGATTTATCACTGCAGGCTCCCAGTTTGGCTTATGATAGTTTCTGA
- the LOC117910461 gene encoding (3S,6E)-nerolidol synthase 1-like: MPSAHTWSIAKDQNLVSIPSEKDNHPSTEYPSPTNEFYMEHAQKLEEVRSVLKEVGEDTLEALLMIDAIQRLGIDYHFHGEIEVVLQRLHTKFNTLSDCHNNLYELALGFRLLRQEGYYVSADVFNNLKDTEGKIQEKLSEDIKGLMGLYEASQLSIKGEDILEEIGNFSSQLLNAWNTHNDHSQARIVRNTLGHPHHKSLARFMAKSFLSDFQGTDGWINVFRELAKMDFNVVKSIHQKEMLQVSKWWKDLGLAKELKFARNQPLKWYMWPLAVLPDPSLSEQRVELTKPISLVYIIDDIFDVHGTLDELTLFTEAVNRWEYAAVEQLPDYMKICFNALNGITNEISSKVYNDHGWNPMESLRKAWACLCNAFLVEAKWFADGHVPKADEYLKNGVISSGVHVVLVHMFFLLGHGITKRNVDIVDDFPEIISSVAKILRLWDDLGSAKDENQDGHDGSYLECYMKEKPGTSIDNARCHVMHTISETWKRLNKECLAPNPFSTPFTKACLNVARMVPLMYSYDDNQCLPSLEEHMKSLVYESVSS; this comes from the exons ATGCCAAGTGCTCACACATGGAGCATTGCTAAGGATCAGAACTTGGTTTCTATCCCCTCAGAAAAGGATAATCATCCATCCACAGAATATCCCAGCCCCACT AATGAATTTTACATGGAACATGCACAAAAACTGGAGGAAGTTAGGAGTGTACTCAAGGAGGTAGGAGAAGATACATTGGAAGCTTTGCTCATGATTGATGCCATCCAACGCCTAGGCATTGACTACCATtttcatggagagattgaagtgGTACTACAGAGACTACATACGAAATTTAACACTCTGAGTGATTGCCATAACAATCTCTACGAACTAGCACTTGGCTTCCGGCTATTGAGACAAGAAGGTTACTATGTGAGCGCAG ATGTCTTCAACAATCTCAAGGACACAGAGGGAAAGATTCAAGAAAAACTAAGCGAAGATATCAAGGGATTAATGGGTTTGTATGAAGCTTCGCAGCTAAGTATAAAGGGGGAAGATATACTCGAAGAAATCGGAAACTTCAGTAGCCAGCTTCTTAATGCATGGAACACGCACAATGATCACAGTCAAGCTAGAATTGTTAGGAACACATTAGGGCATCCCCATCATAAGAGCTTGGCAAGGTTCATGGCCAAAAGCTTTCTTAGCGATTTTCAAGGCACAGATGGATGGATAAATGTCTTTAGAGAACTAGCAAAAATGGATTTCAACGTAGTTAAATCCATACACCAGAAGGAGATGCTTCAGGTTTCCAA ATGGTGGAAAGATCTAGGTTTGGCCAAGGAGTTGAAGTTTGCAAGAAACCAACCACTGAAATGGTACATGTGGCCCTTGGCGGTCCTCCCGGATCCAAGCTTGTCGGAACAGAGGGTTGAGCTCACAAAACCCATCTCACTAGTCTACATAATAGATGACATTTTTGATGTTCATGGAACACTTGATGAACTCACTCTCTTCACAGAAGCTGTCAACAG ATGGGAATATGCGGCTGTTGAACAACTACCAGACTACATGAAGATATGTTTCAATGCTCTTAATGGAATCACCAATGAAATAAGTTCCAAGGTCTACAATGATCATGGGTGGAACCCCATGGAATCTCTTCGAAAGGCA TGGGCATGTTTATGCAATGCATTTCTAGTAGAAGCAAAATGGTTTGCTGATGGACACGTGCCAAAGGCTGATGAGTACTTGAAGAATGGGGTCATTAGCTCCGGAGTACATGTGGTGCTGGTTCATATGTTTTTTCTCCTGGGTCATGGCATAACCAAGAGAAATGTAGACATTGTGGATGATTTTCCTGAGATTATATCTTCGGTTGCAAAAATTCTTCGCCTCTGGGATGACTTGGGAAGCGCCAAG GACGAGAATCAGGACGGGCACGACGGATCATACCTGGAGTGCTACATGAAAGAAAAACCAGGGACTTCCATAGATAATGCCCGATGCCATGTTATGCATACTATCTCAGAGACATGGAAGCGCCTCAACAAGGAATGCCTTGctccaaatccattttcaaCGCCTTTTACCAAGGCTTGTCTCAATGTTGCAAGGATGGTTCCTTTGATGTATAGCTATGATGATAATCAGTGCCTCCCAAGCCTTGAAGAGCACATGAAGTCGCTTGTCTATGAAAGTGTTTCCTCATAA